Sequence from the Egibacter rhizosphaerae genome:
GGGCGGCGAGGACGTCGGGGAAGCGTAGCCGGACGACCGTGCGACCGTCCGGGATCGCGTCGGAGTCGACGCGTCGGTGCATGTCCCAGACCAGGAGCGCGGGGTCGAGGTCCTCCTCCCCGGGCGAACCCATCCACCGAACGCCCCATCGGCCGAGCGCATCCAACACGGGCTCGAGCTCCCACCCGGTAGCGGTGAGCTCGTACGTGGGCCCCCCGTCACCCTCGTGGCGATCGACCAGCCCGGCGCGGACCAGTGCGTGGAGGCGCTGGGAGAGCAGGGTGCGGGACATCCGTGGCACGCCGCGATGGAGGTCGTTGAAGCGGTTGCTGCCCGCCAGCAGCTCGCGGACGACCAGCAACGTCCAGCGCTGGTCGAGGACTTCGGTCGCCTTCGCCACCGGACAGAACTGGCCGTACTCGCCCATGACGTACCCCTCCCGCCGTGCCCACCGCGGTACAAGGATTTTACTGGCCGCGGTGGCTCGGGGAGCCGAGGTTACGCCACGTCCGCACCACGTCAGCGGCCGAGGAGGTTGGGACATGTCCGAGGTGGGGGAGGCAACGCCACTGGAGCCATCGACGGTGGAAGGGCGCCTCGAGGGGTTCCGCGGCCGAACAGTGCTTCCCGGCGATCCGGAGTACGAGCAGGCACGCAAGGTCTGGAACGGCTCCATCGACCGGTATCCCGCAGCGGTGCTGCGGTGCACGGGAGTTGCCGACGTGATCGCCGGTCTGCGCCTCGTGCGCGAGCTGGAACTCCCCGTTGCCGTGCGAGGCGGGGGGCACAACGTCGCCGGGTTCGGGACCTGCGACGACGGGGTCGTGCTCGATTTGAGCCCGATGAACTCCGTGCGCGTGGATCCCCATAACCGCACGGCTCGGGTCGAACCCGGGCTCGTGTGGGGCGAGTTGGATCGCGAGACCCAGGCGTTCGGGCTGGCCGTCACCGGCGGGGTGATGTCCACGACCGGCGTGGCGGGGTTCACGCTGGGCGGAGGGATCGGCTGGCTGCAACGCCGGTTCGGGCTGGCCTGTGACAACCTCCGCTCGGCCGACCTCGTGACCGCCGAGGGCGAGCTCGTGCACGCCTCCGAGCGGGACGAGCCCGAGCTGCTGTGGGGCCTGCGCGGAGGTGGCGGGAACTTCGGGATCGTGACCGCGCTGGACTTCGATCTGCACCCCGTCGGCCCGCAGGTGTTCAGCGGCCTGGTCGCCTGGCCGGCCGACCAGGCCCCCGAGGTGCTGGCCTTCTTCCGGGAGTTCACCGCCCAGGCACCCGACGAGCTCACGACGATCGCCATCTGCCGAACGGCGCCGCCGGCCCCGTTCCTGCCCGAGTGGATCCACGGCGCGCCGATCGTCGCGCTGGCATGCTGCTACGCGGGTCCGGTGGAGGCGGGCGAGGCGGCGTGCGCTCCCCTGCGCGCCTTCGGCTCCCCGGTCGCGGACGCGATGGCACCCAGGCCCTACACCGCGTTCAACGCCATGTTCGACGGCTCGTGGGCCCCTGGCTTCCAGAACTACTGGAAGGCGGAGTTCCTCACCGACCTGCCCGGGCCGTGCGTCGACGTGCTCTCGCACTACGCAGCGAACCACTCGTCGCCGCTGTCCGACTTCAAGGTTGCCCACCTCGGCGGGGCGATCGCCCGGATTGGCGAGGACGAGACCGCCTACGGCCACCGCGACGCGCCCTTCGTCCTCAACATCAACACGCGGTGGAGCGATCCGAACGAGACGGAACGCCACGTCGAGCACACCCGTCGGATCTGGGAGGCCGCCTCCCCGTTCAGTCACGGTGGGGCGTACGTCAACTTCCTCGGCGACGAGGGGCACGAGCGCGTTCGTGACGCGTACGGCCCGGACAAGTTCCGGCGGCTGCAGGACCTGAAGCGCGCGTACGACCCGAGCAACGCCTTCCGCCTGAACCAGAACGTCGTGCCGGAAGCGAACTGATGTCGAAGGATGGTGGACCCTGGTGGATTTGAACCACCGACCTCTTCCGTGTCAAGGAAGCGCTCTCCCCCTGAGCTAAGGGTCCGTCAGGAGTTGTCGGTACCCTCGGGGCACCCGGCCGGTAAGGATAGCCCAGGAGACCCCTGCTTGCCCAACCCGGGGCTGGCACGGAAAGGAGCCAGGCGTGCAGCAGACCTACCTCGGCCGCAGTGGGCTCGTCGTGAGCGAACTCTGTCTCGGCACGATGACCTTCGGCGGAACCTCCGACCTCGAGGCGCCCCGGCGCATCGTCGACGCCTTCCGGGAGGCCGGCGGCAACTTCTTCGACACCGCCGACGTCTACCAGGGCGGGCGGAGCGAGGAGATCCTCGGCGAGCTGGTCGCCCCGTACCGGGACGAGGTCGTGCTCGCGACGAAGGCCTACGCGGCGGCGGGCCCCGGCCCGAACGATCGGTCGGCCAGCCGGCGGCACCTCCTCAAGGCGGTCGAGGCGAGCCTGCGGCGCCTCGGCACCAACTACATCGACGTGTACCAGATCCACGCGTTCGACCCGACCACCCCGCTCGAGGAGACCCTGGCCACGCTCGAGGATCTCGTGCGCAGCGGCAAGGTCCTCTACGTGGGGGTGTCGAACTTCGTCGGATGGCAGATCGAGCGGGCCGCGCGGATCCAGGAGCGGCGCGGCTTCGACCGGCTCGTGTCACTGCAGCCGCAGTACTCGCTGATCGAGCGGCAGATCGAGTTCGAGACGCTGCCGGCCGCGCGGACGAACGCCCTGGGAGTGCTCGCGTGGTCGCCGTTGGCGGCCGGGTTCCTCAGCGGGAAGTACGACCGCGGTGACAGCGGCACCGAGAAGGGGCGGTTCGGGCAGTACATCGACAACCTGTCCGAGCGGAGCTGGCGGACCCTCGACCTCGTCCGTGAGCTCGCCACTCACTACGGCACCGAGCCGGCGGCCATCGCGCTCGCCTGGCTGCGCGCGCAGCCCGATGTCGTGCCGATCATCGGCGCGACGCGCCCCGAGCAGCTCGACGCGAGCCTGGCCTCGGTCGAGGTCGAGCTGACCGGCGAGGAGCGCGCTCGCCTCGACGAGGTGAGCGCGCCCGAAGTCGGCTACCCGTGGGACTTCGGGACCGTGAGCGGTCGGCCTCCCCGCGACCTGGCGGCGCCGCCCCACCTGCTCGGACCGTGACGCCCTACACGTTGAAGCGGACGTGGACGACGTCGCCGTCCTGGACGACGTAGTCCTTGCCCTCGACCCGGAGCTTGCCGGCTTCACGCGCGCCGGCCTCCCCGCCGAGCCCCACGTAGTCGTCGTAGCTGGTGACCTCCGCGCGGATGAACCCTCGCTGCATGTCCGAATGGATCACCCCTGCAGCCTCGGGGGCGGTCGCCCCGGCGGGGATCGTCCATGCGCGCGCCTCCTTCTCGCCGGCCGTGAAGAACGTCCGCAGCCCCAGCAGCCGGTAGCTCGCCCTCACCATGCGGGCCAGACCGGAGGCCTCGAGGCCGAGGTCGGCGAGCAGTTCCTCGCGGTCGGCCTCGGCGAGTTCGGCGAGTTGCGCCTCGGTCTCGGCGGCCAGCACGACGACCTCCGCGCCCTCCGCCTTGGCTGCGGCGCGCACCGGCTCGACGTGGGCCGGGTCGCCATCGGGCAGGTCGCTCTCGGCCACGTTCGCGACGTAGAGCGCCGGCTTCGCGGTGAGCAGCCCGAGCTCGCGGAACACGAGGTGCGTGTCCTCGTCGTCGAAGGTGCGTGCCGGGTCGCCCGCCTCGAGGTGCGTCTGCAGGCGACGCAGGAGGTCCGCCCGGCTGATGGCGACCCGGTCGCCGGTGCGGGCCACCCGAGCGGCTCGGTCCGCGGCCCGCTCGACCGTCTCGACGTCCTTGAGCAGCAGCTCGGTCGAGACCACCTCGAGGTCCCTGACAGGGTCGATCGAGCCGTCGACGTGCATCACCTCGTCGTCGTCGAAGCAGCGCACCACGTGGCAGACCGCGTCCACCTCGCGGATGTGGCCGAGGAACTGGTTGCCGAGACCCTCACCACGGCTGGCGCCCCGGACCAGGCCGGCGATGTCCACGAACTCGACCGACGTGGGGCTCACCCGTCGCGACCCGGCCAGGCGCGCGAGCTCGTCGAGACGCGGGTCCGGCAGGGGGACGACGCCCACGTTCGGCTCGATCGTGGCGAACGGGTAGTTGGCCGCCTCCGCGCCGGCGGCGGAGACGGCGTTGAACAGGGTCGACTTGCCCACGTTGGGCAGCCCGACGATGCCGACCTTCACGAGGGATTCCTCCGATGTCGCGCGAGGGCGCGTGCTGACGGGCCGCACCCCGCGACCCCGCTCCCAGACTGCATCGCGGGCGCGGGGGGCGCCAATCGGCGGTCGCGCGGTCGTGAGCGGTAGGGTTCCGACCATGGCGTCGCCGCTGCACACCGAGCTCGAGGGCCCCGTGGACGCGCCGCCCCTCGTCTGCCTGCACGGGGGGATCGGGACCGGCCGCTACCACTGGTCACGGCAGGTCCCCTCGCTCGCCGAGCACTACCGCGTGCACCTGCCCGACCTGCCCGGGCACGGGCACTCGCCGTTCCCCGCGAGGGCGGAGTACGGCGCCGGGTTCCTGGCCGACGCGGTCGAGGGCTACCTCGAGCGGATCGGCCCGCCCGTGCACGTGGCCGGATTCAGCATGGGTGGGCACGCGGCGCTGCACGTGGCGGCGCGCCGTCCCGAGCTCTTCGCCTCGCTGGCGCTCGTCGGGGTGGCGACCGCTCACCATCCGGGCCTCGACGAGTGGCGCGCGCGGTTCGACCCGGACCGCTTGGCCACCGAGTGGCCGGCTTGGGCGCGCGCACTGGCACGGTTGCACGCGCCGCTGGGCGACGAGGCCTGGCGCGAGGTCCTGGACCGTGATTCGAGCGGTGTGACCCACGCGGAGGTCGACCTCGACGCGCTCGAGAAGCTCGCAGCGCCGTTGTTGCTGGTGCGCGGGGACCGGGATCCGGTGGTGCCGGTGCAACAGTACGCGGAGCTGCGGACGCGCAGCCCGTTCTCCGAGGAACTCGTGGTGAATTACGGTGGACACGACGTGCAGCTCACTCGCGCGGAGATCGTGCGCCCAGCGCTCCGCGACTTCCTGGATCGGTCGGCCGGGTGAGGGGAGCGCTGAGCCGGTGCGAGGCACCGCCGACCGGTGCCGGGCAGGGGCTCGCACCGCATCGGCCGGGACGGCCCTAGGGAGGGAGGCCGAGACGTGGAGATCGTCCAGTACGCCGAGCCAGCGCCGCTGCTGCGACGGCCGGTGCTCGTCGCCGCGTTCGCCGGCTGGAACGATGCCGGCGAGTGTGCGACGAGCGCGCTCGAGACGATGGACCGTGAGATCGACGCGCGAACGTTCGCGGAGGTGGATCCCGAGGAGTTCTTCGACTTCCAGGTCGCGCGTCCCACGATCAGCGACGGCTCCGGTGGGTCGCGCAGGTTGGACTGGCCGCGGAACCGCTTCGCGTGGGCCGCCCTGCCCGGGACCGATCGCGACGTCGTGTTGCTCGAGGGCACCGAACCGAACCTGCGTTGGAAGACCTTCACCAACGGGGTGCTCGAACTCGCCGAACGGCTCGACGTCGAACTCGTCGTCACCCTCGGGGCCCTGCAGGTCGACGTCCCGCACACGCGGCCGACACCGCTGTCCGGCAGCGCCACCGACCCCGACCTGGCAGAGCGGATCGGACTGCGCCGGTCGGGCTACGAGGGTCCGACCGGCATCACCGGTGTGCTGAACCACGCGTGCGGTCAGGCCGGTCTGCCCTCGGTGAGCCTCTGGGCGGGGGTGCCGCACTACCTGGCCGGAGCCGCGTACGCAGCGGGTGCGCTGACGCTCGTCGAGGCCGTCGCCGACCTCCTCGGCGCGGAGTTCCCGCTCGACGACCTCGTCCACGAGGCCTCCGCCCAGCGCGAGGAAATCGCCGGGCTCGTCGACGACGACGACGATCTCGCCCGGTACGTCTCCGAGCTCGAGGAGCGCTCCGACGGGGACGACGCCGAGGAGCGCGACCCCGGGGAGCTGCCCCAGCCGGAGGTCTCCGGGGACGAGCTCGCCGCTGAGTTCGAGCGGTACCTGCGCGACCGCGACTCCTGAGCGCGGACCTGCCCCCTCTCGCGCTGTCCCTACGCGGCCTCGGCTCGGACGACGCGCATGCCTCGCCCGTCGCCCGTACTGGCCGGGACTGGAGTCCGGCGGCGCGCTATGTCTCGAGGCGCTCGCGGACCATGGCGTTGACCTGCTTGCCGTCGGCCTGGCCCTTGACCCTCGGCATGACCGCCTGCATGACCTCGCCGAGATCGCCGGTGCCGCTCGCGCCGACTTCGGCGATGGTCTCGTCGACGATCGCCCGCAACTCGTCCTCGGACAGCTGCTCCGGCAGGTAGCGCTCGAGGATGGCCAGCTCGCGGCGCTCCTTCTCCGCGAGCTCCGGACGGTCACCCTGCTCGTAGGCCTCCGCCGCCTCCTGCCGGCGCTTGGCCTCCTTCTCGACCAGCGTGGTGATCTCGTCCTCGGTCACGTCGGCCCCGTGACCGGCTTCCGCCCGCAGGTTCTTGATCGCGGCCAGCACGCTGCGCAGCGTCTGCACGGTCTCGGTGTCCCGAGCCTTCATGGCGGCCTTCAGGTCGCCCTCGATCTGCTCGCTTGTCGCCATCTGTGCGTCCTCCTGGGTCAGCTGGCCGCGACCGGCGCGAGCAGCTCGTCGAATCGCTCGACCGCGTCGCGTGGGACCTCGAGCCCGCTGGCCCCCACGTTGTCGTCGACATGACTGGTCTTCGTCGCGCCGACGATGACGCTCGACACCGCCGGCTGGCGCAGGCACCACGCCAGGGCCAGCTGCGAAAGACTCACCCCGGCCTGCTCGGCCACGTGCCCGGCTTCCTGGACCGCGTCGAGGGCCGGCTGCGTGAGGACGTGCCGCATGAACTTCGCCTCGTCGCCGGCCGCTCGACTGTCGGACGGCACGTCGTCGACCGAGCGGTACTTCCCGGTCAGCACTCCCATCGCCAGCGGCGACCACACGACGTTGCCGATGCCCAGGTCCTCGCAGGTGGGCAGCACCCGGTCCTCGATGCGCCGCCAGAGCGCCGAGTACTGCGGCTGGTTGCTGGCCGGTTCGGGCCACCCCTGTGAGCGGCAGATCGACACCGCATGGGCGATCTGGTCCGAGGACCACTCGCTCGTGCCCCAGTACAGGACCTTGCCCTGGCGGATCAGGTCCGCCATGGTCGCGCAGGTCTCCTCGAGCGGGGTCTCGGTGTCGTACCGGTGGCACTGGTACAGGTCGACGTACTCGGTGCCGAGCCGCTTGAGGCTCGCGTGCAGCTGCTCGGTGACGTGCTTGCGGGACAGGCCCGAGTCGTTGGGACCATCGCCCATCGGGAAGTAGACCTTGGTCGCGAGCACGTACCGGTCGCGCGGGATCGACGCGAGCGCCTTGCCGACGACCTCCTCGCTGCGCCCGCGGGCGTAGACGTTCGCGGTGTCGAAGAAGTTCACCCCGAGGTCGTAGGCGCGCTGGATGCAGGCCGTCGACTGGTCCTCCTCGACGGTCCCCCCGTACGTGAGCCATGAGCCGAGACCGACCGACGAGACCTTGACGCCCCAGCGGCCGAGCTTGCGGTACTCCATGCCTTGGGTCCTTTCCTCATGGTGGTGCCACGGCGCTGTCGTCAGTGCGTGACGTTGCCGCCCTCGGCCTCGGCGCACGCGCGGGCGAGCCGGTGCGCGCGGCCCTCGTCGAGGCCCCGGGCCAGGCCCTCGAGGAGCGTGGCGAGATCGCAGGCGATGCTCAGGCGCACCATTCCCGGTTCGTCGTCCTCGACCACCTCCACCTCGTCGTGATGCGCGCGCAGTCGCAGGGGAGCGGTGGGTGGCCAGACGACCTCCTCGTCGTCGGCGTCGGCGGCGCGTTCCTCCTCGTCGGCGAGCCAGTCCCAGGTCTCGGGGGCGACCTCGGCCAAGCGCTCCGCCAGGCGGGGCACGTCGTCGGCCAAGCGGGCCAGCAGCCGGCCGACCTCGTGCAGGCGGTCGTCGACGCCGGCAGCGTGTTCGCGGCAGTAGAAGTGGTCGGGCGGGAGCGATTCCCCGCAGACCGCGCAGGCATCGTCTCGATACATCGCCCGCGAACCTACCCCCGACCGCACCCGGCGTGCACACCGGAGGGCGCATCGGCGAGTGCGTCCTCGGGCGGGCGGGTGTGGCGCCGGGTCGCGATGGAGCGGCTCGCCCCGGTGATCACGTGAGCCGATGTCGGCGCAGCAGCCAGACGGTGGCCGCGAAGCCGCCGGCGGTGATGACCAGGAGGCCCAGACCGGTCGCGGACGGGGCCCCGGTCGGGTCGGGCAGCCCGACGAATCGGTCGAGGAGTCCCGCCGCGTACCACCGCACGGACACGCGGCCGAGCGTGTCGCTGACGGCGACAGCCCCGCTCTCCCACAGCACGACGTAGACGAGGCCGACCACCAGTGCCCGGGGAACGCGTAGCCCGAGGCCCAGGAACACCGCGCCGTACGCGAGCGCCGCGAGCCCGGCCGCGAGCCCGGCGCCCGCCGCGGCGGGGCCCTGCCCGGCGACGAGCCCGGCGAGTGTGAGAGGCAGGACGGCGGCCGGCACCACGATCGTGGCGACGGCCAGGAAGGCAGCGGCGGCCAGCCTCCAGCGCGCCACGGGGGGGAGCCACACGTAGACGAGCCCGCCGTCCCGGTCGAGGTCGCCGAGGGTCGAGGACGCGATCACCAGGGTCACGAGGGGCACCAGCAGGCCGAGGCCCAGCGGTTCGAGCACGTCCCCGGCGGCACGCGCGTCGATGGTCGCGGTGAGCAGGACGAGCGCGATCCCACCGGTCACGATCACGAGGAGCCGGACCCGGGTGAGCTGCGTGCGCAGGAACGTGCGCCAGAGCTCCGTGAGGGCCATCACAACGACTCCCGGGTGCGCATCGTGCCCCCGTCGACGAGGTAGCGGAACACGCTCTCGAGGTCGTCGTCGAGCGGCACGACCTCCGACAGCCGCAGCCCCCGATCCCGCGCGGTGGTCGCCACGCGAGTGCGGAACGCCCCGATCGTCGTCGTCTCGACCTGGAGGCTCGTCGCCGTCAGCACCCGTGCGCCGGTGATCAGACCCGCGTCGAGCAGCGCCGCCCCGAGCCGTGCCGGCTCGTCGGTGCCCAACCGCAGGCGGTGGGGGCGGTCGTCCAGGAGTTCGCGGATGGCGGCCGGATCGCCCTCGGCGACCAGTCGGCCGGCGCTGAGCACGAGCACGCGCTCGGCGAGCGGTTCGACCTCGGCGAGCACGTGGCTCGAGAGGATCACGGCCCGCCCCTCGTCGCCGAGCCGGCGCAGGAGGTCGCTCATGTGGTGTCGCTGGGTGGGGTCGAGCCCGTTGAGCGGTTCGTCGAGGACCAGGAGCGTCGGATCGTGGACCAGGGCGTTGGCGAGCTTGACCCGTTGGCGCATGCCCTTCGAGTAGGTGCGCAGCGGTCGCCGGTCGTCGGGGTCGAGGAGGACCTGCTCCAGCGCCGCCGCAGCGGCCGCGTCGGCGTCGGCCCGGCCGTGGAGGATCGCGGCGAGGCGCACGAAGCGGCGCGCGTCGAGGCGGTCGATGAGTGCCTGTGCCTCGGGAACGTAGCCGAGTCCGCGACGGGCCTCGTGGTCGCTGCGTGGATCGCGGCCGCCCACGCGGACGGTGCCCTGCGAGGCGGGCAGCAGCCCGCACACCAGGCGGACCAACGTCGTCTTGCCGGCACCGTTCGGCCCGAGAAGGGCCGTGATCCCCGGACCCACGCGGGCGGACACGTCCCATAGGGCGACCACGTCACCGAGCTGGGCCGAGACGCGCTCGACCGCCACCGAGGGGCTCGCGGCGGCGCTCCCGGCGCTGATCGCATCACTCCCGGCGCTCATCGCGTCACTCCCGGCGCTCATCGCGTCACCTCCCCGCGGCGGTAGCGCAGCCACGTGAGCCCTCCGAACGCGGCGATCCAGGCGAGGACCGCGGCGAGGACCGCGCCCGTCGGGACCTGCGGCGCGTCGCCCGATTCCCCGTAGATCCGGTGTGCGAGCTCGGTCGGGCCGTCGAGGAGGGCCATGAGCACGAGCCAGGGGGTGACATCGAGCAGCTCGATGGCGATCTCGACGAGGGCATTGGATCCCAGCATCAGCGCGGCGAGGGCGACGCTCGCGTAGGCCCGGCGGTCGGTGAGGCTGCTGCCGGCCAGCGCGAGAGTCGTGTAGAAGGCGCTGAGCACGACGCCGGCGATGACGGGACGGACGAGCCCGGCAACCGTCGCGCCGACCCCGTCGGGCCCGAGACCGAGCAGGACGTAGCCGAGTTCGACCAGCAGCGGCGGTCCCGTGGTCACGAGCAGCAGCACCACGCCGAGCGCCGCGGCCTTGGCCGCGAGGTACGTGGCCGGCGACAGGGGCGACGCGAGGTAGAGGGCGAGGGTGCCCGAACGACGATCGGGGCACAGCGTCTCGGGGCCGGTGACCGCGACGAAC
This genomic interval carries:
- a CDS encoding aldo/keto reductase family protein; the protein is MEYRKLGRWGVKVSSVGLGSWLTYGGTVEEDQSTACIQRAYDLGVNFFDTANVYARGRSEEVVGKALASIPRDRYVLATKVYFPMGDGPNDSGLSRKHVTEQLHASLKRLGTEYVDLYQCHRYDTETPLEETCATMADLIRQGKVLYWGTSEWSSDQIAHAVSICRSQGWPEPASNQPQYSALWRRIEDRVLPTCEDLGIGNVVWSPLAMGVLTGKYRSVDDVPSDSRAAGDEAKFMRHVLTQPALDAVQEAGHVAEQAGVSLSQLALAWCLRQPAVSSVIVGATKTSHVDDNVGASGLEVPRDAVERFDELLAPVAAS
- a CDS encoding ABC transporter permease subunit, producing MSLDPVQRARIHDTGVQAWEGSRRGVVAAVWTLAVHTVQRLLGLRRPFRSKIVPLVVLITAYVPVLVFIGIAVVTPEELARLFVMEGPALLATLLAVTVLFVAVTGPETLCPDRRSGTLALYLASPLSPATYLAAKAAALGVVLLLVTTGPPLLVELGYVLLGLGPDGVGATVAGLVRPVIAGVVLSAFYTTLALAGSSLTDRRAYASVALAALMLGSNALVEIAIELLDVTPWLVLMALLDGPTELAHRIYGESGDAPQVPTGAVLAAVLAWIAAFGGLTWLRYRRGEVTR
- a CDS encoding GatB/YqeY domain-containing protein; the protein is MATSEQIEGDLKAAMKARDTETVQTLRSVLAAIKNLRAEAGHGADVTEDEITTLVEKEAKRRQEAAEAYEQGDRPELAEKERRELAILERYLPEQLSEDELRAIVDETIAEVGASGTGDLGEVMQAVMPRVKGQADGKQVNAMVRERLET
- a CDS encoding winged helix-turn-helix transcriptional regulator produces the protein MGEYGQFCPVAKATEVLDQRWTLLVVRELLAGSNRFNDLHRGVPRMSRTLLSQRLHALVRAGLVDRHEGDGGPTYELTATGWELEPVLDALGRWGVRWMGSPGEEDLDPALLVWDMHRRVDSDAIPDGRTVVRLRFPDVLAALRDWWLVITREEVDVCESDPGFDVDVAIEAPIRTMVEVWRGDIGWDDALRGGLRLSGPEHLRRRVDAWFRLSEYASVPRAAATTRHPEPATPDRG
- a CDS encoding ABC transporter ATP-binding protein — protein: MSAGSDAMSAGSDAISAGSAAASPSVAVERVSAQLGDVVALWDVSARVGPGITALLGPNGAGKTTLVRLVCGLLPASQGTVRVGGRDPRSDHEARRGLGYVPEAQALIDRLDARRFVRLAAILHGRADADAAAAAALEQVLLDPDDRRPLRTYSKGMRQRVKLANALVHDPTLLVLDEPLNGLDPTQRHHMSDLLRRLGDEGRAVILSSHVLAEVEPLAERVLVLSAGRLVAEGDPAAIRELLDDRPHRLRLGTDEPARLGAALLDAGLITGARVLTATSLQVETTTIGAFRTRVATTARDRGLRLSEVVPLDDDLESVFRYLVDGGTMRTRESL
- a CDS encoding FAD-binding oxidoreductase — translated: MSEVGEATPLEPSTVEGRLEGFRGRTVLPGDPEYEQARKVWNGSIDRYPAAVLRCTGVADVIAGLRLVRELELPVAVRGGGHNVAGFGTCDDGVVLDLSPMNSVRVDPHNRTARVEPGLVWGELDRETQAFGLAVTGGVMSTTGVAGFTLGGGIGWLQRRFGLACDNLRSADLVTAEGELVHASERDEPELLWGLRGGGGNFGIVTALDFDLHPVGPQVFSGLVAWPADQAPEVLAFFREFTAQAPDELTTIAICRTAPPAPFLPEWIHGAPIVALACCYAGPVEAGEAACAPLRAFGSPVADAMAPRPYTAFNAMFDGSWAPGFQNYWKAEFLTDLPGPCVDVLSHYAANHSSPLSDFKVAHLGGAIARIGEDETAYGHRDAPFVLNINTRWSDPNETERHVEHTRRIWEAASPFSHGGAYVNFLGDEGHERVRDAYGPDKFRRLQDLKRAYDPSNAFRLNQNVVPEAN
- the ychF gene encoding redox-regulated ATPase YchF; translation: MKVGIVGLPNVGKSTLFNAVSAAGAEAANYPFATIEPNVGVVPLPDPRLDELARLAGSRRVSPTSVEFVDIAGLVRGASRGEGLGNQFLGHIREVDAVCHVVRCFDDDEVMHVDGSIDPVRDLEVVSTELLLKDVETVERAADRAARVARTGDRVAISRADLLRRLQTHLEAGDPARTFDDEDTHLVFRELGLLTAKPALYVANVAESDLPDGDPAHVEPVRAAAKAEGAEVVVLAAETEAQLAELAEADREELLADLGLEASGLARMVRASYRLLGLRTFFTAGEKEARAWTIPAGATAPEAAGVIHSDMQRGFIRAEVTSYDDYVGLGGEAGAREAGKLRVEGKDYVVQDGDVVHVRFNV
- a CDS encoding aldo/keto reductase — its product is MQQTYLGRSGLVVSELCLGTMTFGGTSDLEAPRRIVDAFREAGGNFFDTADVYQGGRSEEILGELVAPYRDEVVLATKAYAAAGPGPNDRSASRRHLLKAVEASLRRLGTNYIDVYQIHAFDPTTPLEETLATLEDLVRSGKVLYVGVSNFVGWQIERAARIQERRGFDRLVSLQPQYSLIERQIEFETLPAARTNALGVLAWSPLAAGFLSGKYDRGDSGTEKGRFGQYIDNLSERSWRTLDLVRELATHYGTEPAAIALAWLRAQPDVVPIIGATRPEQLDASLASVEVELTGEERARLDEVSAPEVGYPWDFGTVSGRPPRDLAAPPHLLGP
- a CDS encoding PAC2 family protein — protein: MEIVQYAEPAPLLRRPVLVAAFAGWNDAGECATSALETMDREIDARTFAEVDPEEFFDFQVARPTISDGSGGSRRLDWPRNRFAWAALPGTDRDVVLLEGTEPNLRWKTFTNGVLELAERLDVELVVTLGALQVDVPHTRPTPLSGSATDPDLAERIGLRRSGYEGPTGITGVLNHACGQAGLPSVSLWAGVPHYLAGAAYAAGALTLVEAVADLLGAEFPLDDLVHEASAQREEIAGLVDDDDDLARYVSELEERSDGDDAEERDPGELPQPEVSGDELAAEFERYLRDRDS
- a CDS encoding alpha/beta fold hydrolase, giving the protein MASPLHTELEGPVDAPPLVCLHGGIGTGRYHWSRQVPSLAEHYRVHLPDLPGHGHSPFPARAEYGAGFLADAVEGYLERIGPPVHVAGFSMGGHAALHVAARRPELFASLALVGVATAHHPGLDEWRARFDPDRLATEWPAWARALARLHAPLGDEAWREVLDRDSSGVTHAEVDLDALEKLAAPLLLVRGDRDPVVPVQQYAELRTRSPFSEELVVNYGGHDVQLTRAEIVRPALRDFLDRSAG